TCCGCAGGCGGCTGCGCCGGCTCTTGGAGGAAGAGCCGTAGCCCATCAAGAGCTCGATGCGCCGCTGAATGATCTCCAGCTTGCCGCCGTCATCCACCCGCAATCCGGGGGGCAGGTTGGCCGTCAACGTGCGCTGCCGGCCCGAATCGAGCCGCTCCTCGGGAGACGGATGGCTGGCGAGGAAGGCGGGCACATGCGCCCCCTCCTCCGAACGGAGCGTCTCGAAGAAGGTCCAGGTGCCCTCGGGGTGGATACTCGCTTTGGGCAGGAGATCGGCCGCAAAAGCGTCCGACTCGCGCTCGGCATCGCGGCCGTAGGAGTTGATGAACGCCATGGCCGAGAGCCCGCCCAACAGGTTCGCAGCGCCGGCCGCCGCACTTCCACCGGCCATGCCCGCACCCACCACCGCCGCCTGATGCACCCAACCTGTCGTCTTCGCACGGTTGTAGTTCTCGGCCGTGTGGCGATGGACGACGTGGCCGATCTCGTGAGCCATCACGCCGGCCAGCTCGCTCATGTTGCCGGCCGCAAGGATCGTCTCCGTGTGGATGTAGATCGCCCCGGCGGGCATTGCGAAGGCATTGATCTCCTCGTTCTCGACCACAGAGAACGTGTAGTCGAAGGGCTGGGGCCCTGCGGCAGCGAGCAGACGTTCGCCCAGATCCGTGATGTAGTCGTTCACCACGCGATCCCGAAACATCCGCAGATCGCGACGCACTTCGCGTTCGAGCTCACGACCGAGCTGCTCTTCCTCTTTGAGGGTGAGCGTGGTGCAACCCGTCAGCAAACAGAGAAGGCTCACTGCGCAAGCCCGGATCATCGCCTCAGGCCCCCT
This portion of the bacterium genome encodes:
- a CDS encoding M48 family metalloprotease, whose product is MIRACAVSLLCLLTGCTTLTLKEEEQLGRELEREVRRDLRMFRDRVVNDYITDLGERLLAAAGPQPFDYTFSVVENEEINAFAMPAGAIYIHTETILAAGNMSELAGVMAHEIGHVVHRHTAENYNRAKTTGWVHQAAVVGAGMAGGSAAAGAANLLGGLSAMAFINSYGRDAERESDAFAADLLPKASIHPEGTWTFFETLRSEEGAHVPAFLASHPSPEERLDSGRQRTLTANLPPGLRVDDGGKLEIIQRRIELLMGYGSSSKSRRSRLRN